A genomic window from Triticum urartu cultivar G1812 chromosome 7, Tu2.1, whole genome shotgun sequence includes:
- the LOC125522614 gene encoding 3-ketoacyl-CoA synthase 5-like, producing MRSSVQAQPMRLKLKAVYRLIVDNFLAASCVVALLRLGPAELISYIRPVHLFFAAAAAAVYLMLRPRAVYLIDYACFDTSPLVRIPMASFIEHTKHTPSISDRSVRFMSRLLARSGLGEETRLPAAHNYIPTHEYCTLENARAEFELVVFSAIDDLLSRTGVAPDSIRVLVLNCSLFCPTPSLVDIIVNKYNLRCDIRSVNLSGMGCSAGLISVELARNLLQVIPRGSRALVVSTETITPNYYVGNERAMLLPNCLFRVGGVAALLSKSPANARFRLKHVVRTFTGANNDNAYRCVFQEEDEQGNVGINLRKNLMAIAGDSLQANITRIGPLVLPVSEQLLFALSFVARKALRGARIRPYIPDFSTAFKHLCIHAGGRAVIDELQRKLRLSDEQVEASRMTLHRFGNTSSSSPWYELAYVEAKGRMRKGHRVWMIGFGSGFKCNSVVWECIQPPAHNTHGPWSTSIHRYPVDIPDVLSH from the coding sequence ATGAGGTCGTCGGTCCAGGCCCAACCCATGCGGCTCAAGCTCAAGGCCGTGTACCGGCTGATCGTGGACAACTTCCTTGCCGCTTCCTGTGTCGTCGCCCTCCTGCGGCTCGGCCCGGCGGAGCTCATCAGCTACATCCGCCCAGTGCATCTGTTCTttgcagccgccgccgccgccgtgtaCCTCATGCTCCGCCCGCGCGCGGTGTACCTGATCGACTACGCCTGCTTCGACACCTCGCCGCTCGTCCGCATCCCCATGGCCTCATTCATCGAGCACACCAAGCATACTCCCAGCATCAGCGACCGCAGCGTCCGGTTCATGTCGCGGCTGCTGGCGCGCTCCGGGCTCGGGGAGGAGACCCGCTTGCCGGCGGCGCACAACTACATCCCGACGCACGAGTACTGCACCCTCGAGAATGCCCGCGCTGAGTTCGAGCTCGTCGTCTTCTCGGCCATCGATGACCTGCTCTCCAGGACAGGCGTCGCCCCAGACTCCATCCGTGTGCTCGTCCTCAACTGCAGCCTCTTCTGTCCCACACCATCCCTGGTCGACATCATCGTGAACAAGTACAACCTACGCTGCGACATCCGTAGCGTGAACCTCTCGGGCATGGGGTGCAGTGCGGGGCTCATCTCCGTGGAACTCGCCAGGAACCTCCTGCAGGTCATTCCCCGGGGCTCCCGCGCGCTGGTCGTCTCCACAGAGACCATCACGCCAAACTACTACGTCGGCAACGAGCGCGCGATGCTCCTGCCAAACTGCCTATTCCGCGTCGGCGGGGTGGCGGCGCTGCTATCGAAGTCCCCCGCGAACGCCCGGTTCCGCCTCAAGCACGTCGTACGCACCTTCACTGGCGCGAACAACGACAATGCTTACCGGTGCGTGTTCCAGGAGGAGGACGAGCAAGGGAACGTCGGGATCAACCTCAGAAAGAACCTGATGGCCATCGCCGGGGACTCGCTGCAGGCCAACATCACCAGGATCGGGCCACTCGTTCTGCCGGTCTCGGAGCAGCTCCTCTTCGCGCTCTCCTTCGTGGCACGGAAGGCGCTTCGCGGCGCGAGGATCAGGCCCTACATCCCGGACTTCTCGACAGCATTCAAGCACCTGTGCATTCACGCGGGCGGCCGCGCGGTCATCGACGAGCTGCAGAGAAAGCTCCGGCTCTCCGACGAGCAGGTGGAGGCGTCGCGGATGACTCTGCACCGGTTCGGAAACACGTCTAGTAGCTCGCCGTGGTACGAGCTGGCCTACGTGGAGGCCAAAGGGCGGATGCGCAAGGGCCACCGCGTTTGGATGATCGGTTTCGGCTCAGGGTTCAAGTGCAACAGCGTGGTGTGGGAGTGCATCCAGCCACCTGCCCACAACACCCATGGGCCGTGGAGCACGTCTATCCACAGGTATCCAGTGGACATTCCCGACGTGCTAAGCCACTAG